From Cuculus canorus isolate bCucCan1 chromosome 7, bCucCan1.pri, whole genome shotgun sequence, one genomic window encodes:
- the GOLGA7B gene encoding golgin subfamily A member 7B isoform X2, translating into MATEVHSLQELRRSASLATKVFVQRDYSDGTTCQFQTKFPPELESRIERQLFEETVKTLNSFYAEAEKIGGSSYLEGCLACTTAYFIFLCMETHYEKVLKKISKYIQEQNEKIYAPRGLLLTDPLERGMRVIEISIYEDRCSSGSSSSGSSSSSSGGGGGGVGGR; encoded by the exons ATGGCCACGGAG gTGCACAGCCTGCAGGAGCTACGGCGCAGCGCATCCTTGGCCACCAAGGTCTTCGTGCAGCGGGATTACAGCGATGGGACCACGTGCCAGTTCCAAACAAAGTTCCCCCCTGAGCTGGAGAGCCGG ATCGAGCGGCAGCTCTTCGAGGAAACCGTGAAAACTCTTAACAGCTTCTATGCTGAGGCAGAGAAGATCGGGGGCAGCTCATACCTGGAGGGGTGCCTGGCCTGCACCACTGCCTATTTCATCTTCCTGTGCATGGAGACACACTATGAGAAG GTCCTGAAGAAGATCTCCAAGTACATCCAGGAGCAGAACGAGAAGATCTATGCACCGCGGGGGCTGCTGCTCACCGACCCCCTGGAGCGTGGCATGAGGGTC ATTGAGATCTCCATCTACGAGGACCGgtgcagcagtggcagctccagcagcggtagctccagcagcagcagcggtgGCGGGGGTGGCGGCGTTGGGGGCCGGTGA
- the CRTAC1 gene encoding cartilage acidic protein 1 isoform X1: MRSRSRGGGGRPPCTVSLSQVPRMLVLCLLSLVCLSEGSQRSEPMFAAVTQHLLPPDYDSNPTQLNYGVAVTDLDADGDFEIVVAGYNGPNLVLKYDKARGRLVNVAEDVQGSPYYALRDRQGNAIGVTACDIDGDGREEIYFLNTNNAFSGLATYTDKLFKLRNGRWEDLLSDEVNREVASRFAGRSVACVDRTGSGRYSIYIANYASGDVGPHALIEMDVAASDPARGVVVLVDVAAQAGVSKYTGGRGVAVGPILSDSASDIFCGNENSPNFLFHNRGDGTYRDVAAAVGLDDPYQHGRGVALADFNRDGRVDIVYGNWNGPHRLYLQSGAPGRVRFRDIATPKFSMPSPVRTVIAADFDNDQELEVFFNNIAYRGSSANRLFRLIRREHSDPIVEELNPGDALEPDGRGTGGAVADFDGDGMLDLILSHGESMAQPISIFKGTQGTSNNWLRIIPRTRFGAFARGAKVVLFTRHSGAHLRIIDGGSGYLCEMEPVAHFGLGRDEASSLEVTWPDGRIVARAVASSEINSVLEVPYPLDVEDPLMPALLECGQGFSQHENGRCVDTDECTKFPFVCPRDKPICINTYGGYRCRSNKRCSRGFEPNEDGTACVDIDECAQGLHNCSQLCTNTPGAHACHCRLGFRPLDPAASQCLDIDECQAHPRPCDHICHNSHGSFHCHCHHGFSLGTGGRCWRS, encoded by the exons ATGCGGTCCCGCAGCcgcgggggcggcgggcggccCCCCTGCACCGTGA GTCTCTCCCAGGTGCCCAGGATGCTGGTGCTGTGCCTGCTGTCCCTGGTCTGCCTCAGTGAGGGCTCTCAGCGCAGTGAGCCCATGTTTGCAGCCGTCACTCAGCACCTCCTACCACCTGACTACGACAGCAACCCAACGCAGCTCAACTACGGCGTGGCGGTCACCGACCTGGATGCTGATGGTGACTTTGAGATCGTGGTAGCAGG GTACAATGGCCCCAACCTGGTCCTCAAGTATGACAAGGCACGGGGGCGTCTAGTGAACGTGGCAGAGGATGTGCAGGGGTCCCCATACTACGCACTGCGGGACCGGCAAGGCAATGCCATTGGTGTAACAGCCTGCGACATCGACGGGGACGGTCGTGAGGAGATCTACTTCCTCAACACCAACAATGCCTTCTCTG GCTTGGCCACCTACACAGACAAGCTCTTCAAGCTCCGCAACGGGCGCTGGGAGGACCTCCTGAGTGATGAGGTGAACCGAGAGGTGGCCAGCCGCTTCGCTGGGCGCTCTGTGGCCTGTGTGGACCGGACG GGCTCCGGCAGGTACTCCATCTACATCGCCAACTACGCCAGCGGCGACGTGGGCCCCCATGCCCTGATTGAGATGGACGTGGCTGCCAGTGACCCCGCTCGTGGTGTCGTGGTTTTGGTGGATGTGGCCGCCCAGGCTGGTGTCAGCAAGTACACAG GGGGCCGTGGGGTGGCCGTAGGACCCATCCTGAGTGACAGCGCCTCTGACATATTCTGTGGTAATGAGAACAGCCCCAATTTCCTCTTCCACAACCGGGGGGACGGGACATACCGGGATGTGGCCGCTGCTGTGG GACTGGATGACCCCTACCAGCATGGACGTGGTGTGGCACTGGCTGACTTCAACCGTGACGGACGGGTGGACATCGTCTATGGCAACTGGAATGGGCCGCACCGCCTCTACCTGCAGAGTGGTGCTCCTGGGCGCGTCCGATTCCGG GACATCGCCACGCCCAAGTTCTCCATGCCATCCCCTGTCCGCACTGTCATCGCAGCTGACTTCGACAATGACCAGGAGCTGGAGGTTTTCTTCAACAACATCGCTTACCGTGGCTCTTCTGCCAACCGCCTCTTCCG GCTCATCCGCAGAGAGCATTCAGACCCCATAGTGGAAGAGCTGAATCCAGGGGATGCACTGGAGCCAGATGGACGGGGCACAG GGGGTGCAGTGGCAGATTTTGATGGTGATGGGATGCTAGACCTGATCCTGTCCCACGGCGAGTCCATGGCACAGCCCATCTCCATCTTCAAGGGCACCCAG GGCACCAGCAACAACTGGCTGCGCATCATCCCTCGCACACGCTTTGGAGCCTTTGCACGGGGAGCCAAGGTGGTGCTGTTCACACGGCACAGTGGGGCCCACCTGCGCATCATCGATGGTGGCTCAGGGTACCTCTGTGAGATGGAGCCCGTGGCACACTTTGGACTGG GGCGTGATGAAGCCAGCAGCCTGGAAGTGACCTGGCCGGATGGCCGCATAGTAGCACGAGCCGTGGCCAGCAGTGAGATCAACTCCGTCCTGGAGGTTCCTTACCCTCTGGATGTGGAGGACCCACTCATGCCTGCCCTGCTGGAG TGTGGGCAGGGATTCTCCCAGCACGAGAACGGACGCTGCGTAG ACACAGATGAGTGTACCAAGTTCCCCTTTGTCTGCCCCCGGGACAAGCCCATCTGCATCAACACCTATGGCGGGTACCGCTGCCGCAGCAACAAGCGCTGCAGCCGGGGCTTCGAGCCCAATGAGGATGGCACAGCTTGCGTGG ACATCGACGAGTGTGCCCAGGGCTTGCACaactgcagccagctctgcacCAACACCCCTGGGGCACATGCCTGCCACTGCCGCCTGGGCTTCCGCCCCCTTGATCCCGCTGCCAGCCAGTGCCTGG ACATAGATGAGTGCCAGGCACATCCCAGACCCTGTGATCACATCTGCCACAACAGCCACGGCTCCTTCCACTGCCACTGCCACCACGGCTTCTCCCTGGGCACAGGTGGGCGTTGCTGGCGCAGCTAG
- the GOLGA7B gene encoding golgin subfamily A member 7B isoform X1 — MGAALSTVGTAETTIQGGMVHSLQELRRSASLATKVFVQRDYSDGTTCQFQTKFPPELESRIERQLFEETVKTLNSFYAEAEKIGGSSYLEGCLACTTAYFIFLCMETHYEKVLKKISKYIQEQNEKIYAPRGLLLTDPLERGMRVIEISIYEDRCSSGSSSSGSSSSSSGGGGGGVGGR, encoded by the exons ATGGGGGCTGCCCTTTCCACTGTGGGGACTGCGGAGACAACCATCCAGGGTGGCATG gTGCACAGCCTGCAGGAGCTACGGCGCAGCGCATCCTTGGCCACCAAGGTCTTCGTGCAGCGGGATTACAGCGATGGGACCACGTGCCAGTTCCAAACAAAGTTCCCCCCTGAGCTGGAGAGCCGG ATCGAGCGGCAGCTCTTCGAGGAAACCGTGAAAACTCTTAACAGCTTCTATGCTGAGGCAGAGAAGATCGGGGGCAGCTCATACCTGGAGGGGTGCCTGGCCTGCACCACTGCCTATTTCATCTTCCTGTGCATGGAGACACACTATGAGAAG GTCCTGAAGAAGATCTCCAAGTACATCCAGGAGCAGAACGAGAAGATCTATGCACCGCGGGGGCTGCTGCTCACCGACCCCCTGGAGCGTGGCATGAGGGTC ATTGAGATCTCCATCTACGAGGACCGgtgcagcagtggcagctccagcagcggtagctccagcagcagcagcggtgGCGGGGGTGGCGGCGTTGGGGGCCGGTGA
- the CRTAC1 gene encoding cartilage acidic protein 1 isoform X2, whose protein sequence is MRSRSRGGGGRPPCTVPRMLVLCLLSLVCLSEGSQRSEPMFAAVTQHLLPPDYDSNPTQLNYGVAVTDLDADGDFEIVVAGYNGPNLVLKYDKARGRLVNVAEDVQGSPYYALRDRQGNAIGVTACDIDGDGREEIYFLNTNNAFSGLATYTDKLFKLRNGRWEDLLSDEVNREVASRFAGRSVACVDRTGSGRYSIYIANYASGDVGPHALIEMDVAASDPARGVVVLVDVAAQAGVSKYTGGRGVAVGPILSDSASDIFCGNENSPNFLFHNRGDGTYRDVAAAVGLDDPYQHGRGVALADFNRDGRVDIVYGNWNGPHRLYLQSGAPGRVRFRDIATPKFSMPSPVRTVIAADFDNDQELEVFFNNIAYRGSSANRLFRLIRREHSDPIVEELNPGDALEPDGRGTGGAVADFDGDGMLDLILSHGESMAQPISIFKGTQGTSNNWLRIIPRTRFGAFARGAKVVLFTRHSGAHLRIIDGGSGYLCEMEPVAHFGLGRDEASSLEVTWPDGRIVARAVASSEINSVLEVPYPLDVEDPLMPALLECGQGFSQHENGRCVDTDECTKFPFVCPRDKPICINTYGGYRCRSNKRCSRGFEPNEDGTACVDIDECAQGLHNCSQLCTNTPGAHACHCRLGFRPLDPAASQCLDIDECQAHPRPCDHICHNSHGSFHCHCHHGFSLGTGGRCWRS, encoded by the exons ATGCGGTCCCGCAGCcgcgggggcggcgggcggccCCCCTGCACC GTGCCCAGGATGCTGGTGCTGTGCCTGCTGTCCCTGGTCTGCCTCAGTGAGGGCTCTCAGCGCAGTGAGCCCATGTTTGCAGCCGTCACTCAGCACCTCCTACCACCTGACTACGACAGCAACCCAACGCAGCTCAACTACGGCGTGGCGGTCACCGACCTGGATGCTGATGGTGACTTTGAGATCGTGGTAGCAGG GTACAATGGCCCCAACCTGGTCCTCAAGTATGACAAGGCACGGGGGCGTCTAGTGAACGTGGCAGAGGATGTGCAGGGGTCCCCATACTACGCACTGCGGGACCGGCAAGGCAATGCCATTGGTGTAACAGCCTGCGACATCGACGGGGACGGTCGTGAGGAGATCTACTTCCTCAACACCAACAATGCCTTCTCTG GCTTGGCCACCTACACAGACAAGCTCTTCAAGCTCCGCAACGGGCGCTGGGAGGACCTCCTGAGTGATGAGGTGAACCGAGAGGTGGCCAGCCGCTTCGCTGGGCGCTCTGTGGCCTGTGTGGACCGGACG GGCTCCGGCAGGTACTCCATCTACATCGCCAACTACGCCAGCGGCGACGTGGGCCCCCATGCCCTGATTGAGATGGACGTGGCTGCCAGTGACCCCGCTCGTGGTGTCGTGGTTTTGGTGGATGTGGCCGCCCAGGCTGGTGTCAGCAAGTACACAG GGGGCCGTGGGGTGGCCGTAGGACCCATCCTGAGTGACAGCGCCTCTGACATATTCTGTGGTAATGAGAACAGCCCCAATTTCCTCTTCCACAACCGGGGGGACGGGACATACCGGGATGTGGCCGCTGCTGTGG GACTGGATGACCCCTACCAGCATGGACGTGGTGTGGCACTGGCTGACTTCAACCGTGACGGACGGGTGGACATCGTCTATGGCAACTGGAATGGGCCGCACCGCCTCTACCTGCAGAGTGGTGCTCCTGGGCGCGTCCGATTCCGG GACATCGCCACGCCCAAGTTCTCCATGCCATCCCCTGTCCGCACTGTCATCGCAGCTGACTTCGACAATGACCAGGAGCTGGAGGTTTTCTTCAACAACATCGCTTACCGTGGCTCTTCTGCCAACCGCCTCTTCCG GCTCATCCGCAGAGAGCATTCAGACCCCATAGTGGAAGAGCTGAATCCAGGGGATGCACTGGAGCCAGATGGACGGGGCACAG GGGGTGCAGTGGCAGATTTTGATGGTGATGGGATGCTAGACCTGATCCTGTCCCACGGCGAGTCCATGGCACAGCCCATCTCCATCTTCAAGGGCACCCAG GGCACCAGCAACAACTGGCTGCGCATCATCCCTCGCACACGCTTTGGAGCCTTTGCACGGGGAGCCAAGGTGGTGCTGTTCACACGGCACAGTGGGGCCCACCTGCGCATCATCGATGGTGGCTCAGGGTACCTCTGTGAGATGGAGCCCGTGGCACACTTTGGACTGG GGCGTGATGAAGCCAGCAGCCTGGAAGTGACCTGGCCGGATGGCCGCATAGTAGCACGAGCCGTGGCCAGCAGTGAGATCAACTCCGTCCTGGAGGTTCCTTACCCTCTGGATGTGGAGGACCCACTCATGCCTGCCCTGCTGGAG TGTGGGCAGGGATTCTCCCAGCACGAGAACGGACGCTGCGTAG ACACAGATGAGTGTACCAAGTTCCCCTTTGTCTGCCCCCGGGACAAGCCCATCTGCATCAACACCTATGGCGGGTACCGCTGCCGCAGCAACAAGCGCTGCAGCCGGGGCTTCGAGCCCAATGAGGATGGCACAGCTTGCGTGG ACATCGACGAGTGTGCCCAGGGCTTGCACaactgcagccagctctgcacCAACACCCCTGGGGCACATGCCTGCCACTGCCGCCTGGGCTTCCGCCCCCTTGATCCCGCTGCCAGCCAGTGCCTGG ACATAGATGAGTGCCAGGCACATCCCAGACCCTGTGATCACATCTGCCACAACAGCCACGGCTCCTTCCACTGCCACTGCCACCACGGCTTCTCCCTGGGCACAGGTGGGCGTTGCTGGCGCAGCTAG
- the CRTAC1 gene encoding cartilage acidic protein 1 isoform X3 codes for MRSRSRGGGGRPPCTVSLSQVPRMLVLCLLSLVCLSEGSQRSEPMFAAVTQHLLPPDYDSNPTQLNYGVAVTDLDADGDFEIVVAGYNGPNLVLKYDKARGRLVNVAEDVQGSPYYALRDRQGNAIGVTACDIDGDGREEIYFLNTNNAFSGLATYTDKLFKLRNGRWEDLLSDEVNREVASRFAGRSVACVDRTGSGRYSIYIANYASGDVGPHALIEMDVAASDPARGVVVLVDVAAQAGVSKYTGGRGVAVGPILSDSASDIFCGNENSPNFLFHNRGDGTYRDVAAAVGLDDPYQHGRGVALADFNRDGRVDIVYGNWNGPHRLYLQSGAPGRVRFRDIATPKFSMPSPVRTVIAADFDNDQELEVFFNNIAYRGSSANRLFRLIRREHSDPIVEELNPGDALEPDGRGTGGAVADFDGDGMLDLILSHGESMAQPISIFKGTQGTSNNWLRIIPRTRFGAFARGAKVVLFTRHSGAHLRIIDGGSGYLCEMEPVAHFGLGRDEASSLEVTWPDGRIVARAVASSEINSVLEVPYPLDVEDPLMPALLECGQGFSQHENGRCVDTDECTKFPFVCPRDKPICINTYGGYRCRSNKRCSRGFEPNEDGTACVAQVAFFGGYPSSGSWPGLLHGALLPLVLAICLCLYAL; via the exons ATGCGGTCCCGCAGCcgcgggggcggcgggcggccCCCCTGCACCGTGA GTCTCTCCCAGGTGCCCAGGATGCTGGTGCTGTGCCTGCTGTCCCTGGTCTGCCTCAGTGAGGGCTCTCAGCGCAGTGAGCCCATGTTTGCAGCCGTCACTCAGCACCTCCTACCACCTGACTACGACAGCAACCCAACGCAGCTCAACTACGGCGTGGCGGTCACCGACCTGGATGCTGATGGTGACTTTGAGATCGTGGTAGCAGG GTACAATGGCCCCAACCTGGTCCTCAAGTATGACAAGGCACGGGGGCGTCTAGTGAACGTGGCAGAGGATGTGCAGGGGTCCCCATACTACGCACTGCGGGACCGGCAAGGCAATGCCATTGGTGTAACAGCCTGCGACATCGACGGGGACGGTCGTGAGGAGATCTACTTCCTCAACACCAACAATGCCTTCTCTG GCTTGGCCACCTACACAGACAAGCTCTTCAAGCTCCGCAACGGGCGCTGGGAGGACCTCCTGAGTGATGAGGTGAACCGAGAGGTGGCCAGCCGCTTCGCTGGGCGCTCTGTGGCCTGTGTGGACCGGACG GGCTCCGGCAGGTACTCCATCTACATCGCCAACTACGCCAGCGGCGACGTGGGCCCCCATGCCCTGATTGAGATGGACGTGGCTGCCAGTGACCCCGCTCGTGGTGTCGTGGTTTTGGTGGATGTGGCCGCCCAGGCTGGTGTCAGCAAGTACACAG GGGGCCGTGGGGTGGCCGTAGGACCCATCCTGAGTGACAGCGCCTCTGACATATTCTGTGGTAATGAGAACAGCCCCAATTTCCTCTTCCACAACCGGGGGGACGGGACATACCGGGATGTGGCCGCTGCTGTGG GACTGGATGACCCCTACCAGCATGGACGTGGTGTGGCACTGGCTGACTTCAACCGTGACGGACGGGTGGACATCGTCTATGGCAACTGGAATGGGCCGCACCGCCTCTACCTGCAGAGTGGTGCTCCTGGGCGCGTCCGATTCCGG GACATCGCCACGCCCAAGTTCTCCATGCCATCCCCTGTCCGCACTGTCATCGCAGCTGACTTCGACAATGACCAGGAGCTGGAGGTTTTCTTCAACAACATCGCTTACCGTGGCTCTTCTGCCAACCGCCTCTTCCG GCTCATCCGCAGAGAGCATTCAGACCCCATAGTGGAAGAGCTGAATCCAGGGGATGCACTGGAGCCAGATGGACGGGGCACAG GGGGTGCAGTGGCAGATTTTGATGGTGATGGGATGCTAGACCTGATCCTGTCCCACGGCGAGTCCATGGCACAGCCCATCTCCATCTTCAAGGGCACCCAG GGCACCAGCAACAACTGGCTGCGCATCATCCCTCGCACACGCTTTGGAGCCTTTGCACGGGGAGCCAAGGTGGTGCTGTTCACACGGCACAGTGGGGCCCACCTGCGCATCATCGATGGTGGCTCAGGGTACCTCTGTGAGATGGAGCCCGTGGCACACTTTGGACTGG GGCGTGATGAAGCCAGCAGCCTGGAAGTGACCTGGCCGGATGGCCGCATAGTAGCACGAGCCGTGGCCAGCAGTGAGATCAACTCCGTCCTGGAGGTTCCTTACCCTCTGGATGTGGAGGACCCACTCATGCCTGCCCTGCTGGAG TGTGGGCAGGGATTCTCCCAGCACGAGAACGGACGCTGCGTAG ACACAGATGAGTGTACCAAGTTCCCCTTTGTCTGCCCCCGGGACAAGCCCATCTGCATCAACACCTATGGCGGGTACCGCTGCCGCAGCAACAAGCGCTGCAGCCGGGGCTTCGAGCCCAATGAGGATGGCACAGCTTGCGTGG CTCAAGTGGCCTTTTTTGGGGGATACCCTTCCAGCGGGAGCTGGCCTGGGCTCCTCCATGGTGCCCTCCTTCCGCTAGTCCTCGCAATCTGCCTTTGCCTCTATGCACTTTAA